CGGTGCCGGAGACAACGATCAGTTCTACGTCAACGCAGCTGACTTCCTCGCACGGCTCACCCTCAACGGTGGTCTTGGCGACGACACCTTCGGCGGCACACCATCGAGCACCGCGCCTGGCTATCTGCTGAGCGCCAGTGAACTCGACGGCGTCGATGACATGATTCGCCCGAGCCTCACGACCCCCTTCTTCATCAACGGCAACGATCCCTCGGTGCTGCCGGGCGATGTGCTGAACATCGATGTCTCGGCGCTCGGCGGTGGACTCGCCGCGACGAGCCCCGTGCTCGTGAGCAGCGGACAAGTGTTGAGCTCGACGCACGCGACCGTCACCTTCACCACGATCGAAGATCTCAACTTGGCCGACGATGGCGAGATGACGAGCGCCACGATCAATGACATCTACATCCGCGGCACCAATGGCAATGACACGATTCAGTTCGCTCGCGCCAACACGACGCTTGAACCCAGCCGCACTCGCGTGCAGATCGGCTCGAGCTACACGTACCACAACGTCCCTGGCAAGACGCTCGTCTACGGCCGCGGCGGCAACGACATCATCAACCAATCGAACCTGCAGATTCCGGCGGAATTCTACGGTGAAGCAGGGGATGACTTCCTCACCGGCAGCTTCAATAACGACCTCTTGGTCGGTGGTCTCGGTAACGACCGCATCAACGCCAGCAGCGGTAACAACATCGTCTGGGGCGATGATGCTCCAACGAGCGACGAGCTCAATCCGCACGAGCTCAACATCGGTGGCAACGATACGCTGAGCGCGCTCGGCGGCAACGACATCTTCTACGCCGGTGGCGGCAACGATAGTGTGAGCCCAGGTGCGGGTGACGACTGGATCCACGGTGGCTACGGCAACGATCAGCTGAGTGGCAGCTCGGGCAACGACCGCATTTACGGCGCTCAAGGGAACGACACGATCAGCGGCGATGTCGGCGACGACTTCCTGAGCGGCGGCGATGGCGACGATCGGCTGTACGGCCGCGATGGCAACGACGTACTGATCGGCGGCGACGGCGTTGATCTGGTCGACGGCGGCAACGGCAACGACCTGGTGCTCGCGGCGATCACCACTTACCAAGGGACGAGCGACACGGCGACGAGCAACACGTATAGCAGCGCGGTCGATGCCGCGATGCTCGCGCTGCTGGTGGCCTGGAACAGCGGCGGCCCGGTCGCCCCGAATCTCACCCACACCGACGACCTCGACCGCGACACCGTTTACGGTGGCAGCGGCAACGATCTCTTCGGCACCCACACCAATGCCGACCCCCTCACCAGCGACATCCGCGGCGACTTCAACAACTCCCAAGACACCAGCCTCTAAAGCAGCCAGGGACCAGAGGCCAGGGGCCAGAGAAGGCCTGAGACCAGAGGCGAGAGGTGAGAGAAAGCAAGAGACTAGGATCTAGAGACTAGGGTCTAGCCAAAGTCGGAGCAGGCTGAAGCAGCTGAAGAAGAGCAGCAAAATCGAGCAGCCAAAGGTGGCTGCTCGGGGGACAGTTTGGATTAACGTCGCTCGGCGGGTGATTACTGCTCGTGAAGTGTGATTCGGAGCAATTCGTCGCGGCAGATGAAGGTCTTTTGCACGAGAACTTTCGCATCTGCAGTCGATGATTCCGTGGTAGTTGTTGAGGCCATCGTGGGGAGCGAGAGATAAGATGGCGAGGTGAGCAGGCTTTTGATGTTCCCTCCCACCATGTTTGTGATTTCAGCAAGTGCATCGTTCAGATCGACTTCAGTGACGTCGTTGCTCTCGAGCCCAAGCATGCCACCTGCCATTTCGCGGGCTAGCCCCAGCGTCGACTCGACAGTCACGGTCCCTTTCCAAGCGCCATTGATGGCGATCTGCGATGCAAGTTGCTCACCTGTGCCCTCCAGAGGTGCTGCGTCAATCGCTGCAACCTCAAAGTTCAGCATCGTCTTCAAGACATTCTCGGTAATTGCGATGACGTCTTCAGTTTGAACGGTCATGTTGGCCTCGTTGGATCGTTGGATGATGCGGAGAGATGCAGCTATTTCTTTGTCGTGTCGAGCACATAGCAGACAGCTTTGCCGACTTGATTGCGAATAAAGCTGGTATCGAGATTCATTGTTGTCTCGGCACCGCCGAGGAAGAGATAGCCGTCGGTGTGCAGAACGTTGCGAACCTTGCCGAGAATGGTTTTCTTCGTCTCGGGTGAGAAGTAGATCAGCACATTACGCAGAAAAACGATGTCCATCTTGGGTAGGGATGAAGGCCATGTTTCCACGAGATTTACCTCGCTAAACTCGACCATGTTCCGGATCTCGTCTTTGATGCGCCACTGCACCCCTTCACGCTGGAAATATTTCACCAGCAAGTTGGCAGGAAGTCCGCGGTTCACTTCTGTTTGATTGAAGAGTCCGCTACGTGCGCGAGCGAGAATCTGGCTCGATAGATCGCTGCCGATGATCCGAATGTTCCAGCCCGCAATCGCGGGGAAATGCTCGCGTAAGATCATGGCGATCGTGTAAGGCTCTTGTCCGCTTGAACAAGCGTTCGACCAAATTGTCAGCGTCCGTTCTCGCGAGCGACGTGCGATTAACTCGGGGAGCAGTTGC
This window of the Pirellula staleyi DSM 6068 genome carries:
- a CDS encoding protein-glutamate O-methyltransferase CheR produces the protein MSSAATLSPATSLDSDSFGFVCNLVRTKSAIEIEPSKAYLVESRLAPIARERGLASLRELVAEMRRPGKQDLSRQVVEAMTTNETSFFRDIHPFEALKSQLLPELIARRSRERTLTIWSNACSSGQEPYTIAMILREHFPAIAGWNIRIIGSDLSSQILARARSGLFNQTEVNRGLPANLLVKYFQREGVQWRIKDEIRNMVEFSEVNLVETWPSSLPKMDIVFLRNVLIYFSPETKKTILGKVRNVLHTDGYLFLGGAETTMNLDTSFIRNQVGKAVCYVLDTTKK
- a CDS encoding chemotaxis protein CheX; protein product: MTVQTEDVIAITENVLKTMLNFEVAAIDAAPLEGTGEQLASQIAINGAWKGTVTVESTLGLAREMAGGMLGLESNDVTEVDLNDALAEITNMVGGNIKSLLTSPSYLSLPTMASTTTTESSTADAKVLVQKTFICRDELLRITLHEQ